In Lonchura striata isolate bLonStr1 chromosome 2, bLonStr1.mat, whole genome shotgun sequence, a single genomic region encodes these proteins:
- the TPBGL gene encoding trophoblast glycoprotein-like: MARRQARPAGGGRWLPWLGLALLPLAVPPAAAPAACPSACYCVATPELVQCRYERLEEPPRELPAAVHNLSIAGSNLSVLSRAAFAALPLHDLRLLRLRHDNIHTIEDMALQGLPALRTLDLSHNPLLSVAAGAFAGVPLLRTLQLNQALLAAPLEEQLSLAMRNLSLQRLELAGNALQALPAALLPPGLEELDLRNNSLRRLAAAELRSLDAPELRGLRLSLGANPLSCDCGLRPFLAWLRAAAARVLDARSLRCAGPPGLRGTALLRLRPEALACARSEGGEPGELETASYVFFGIVLALIGVVFLMVLYLNRRGIKRWLHNLREACRDQMEGYHYRYEQDADPRCAGTPGL, translated from the coding sequence ATGGCCCGCAGGCAGGCGcggccggcgggcggcgggcgctggctgccctggctggggctcgCCCTGCTGCCGCTGGCCgtgccccccgccgccgcccccgccgcctgCCCCTCCGCCTGCTACTGCGTGGCCACCCCGGAGCTGGTGCAGTGCCGCTACgagaggctggaggagccccCGAGGGAGCTGCCGGCCGCCGTGCACAACCTCAGCATCGCCGGCAGCAACCTGAGCGTCCTGTCCCGCGCCGCCTTCGCCGCCCTTCCGCTGCACGACCTCCGCCTGCTCCGCCTGCGCCACGACAACATCCACACCATCGAGGACATGGCCCTGCAAGGCCTGCCCGCCCTGCGCACCCTCGACCTGAGCCACAACCCGCTGCTCTCGGTGGCCGCCGGCGCCTTCGCCGGGGTCCCACTGCTGCGCACGCTGCAGCTGAACCAGGCGCTACTGGCGGCCCCGCTGGAGGAGCAGCTCTCCCTGGCCATGCGCAACCTCAGCCTGCAGCGCCTGGAGCTGGCGGGCAACGCGCTGCAGGCGCTGCCGGCCGCCCTGCTGCCGCCcggcctggaggagctggaccTGCGGAACAACTCCCTGCGGCGGCTGGCGGCCGCTGAGCTGCGCAGCCTGGACGCACCGGAGCTGCGGGGGCTGCGCCTGAGCCTGGGCGCCAACCCGCTAAGCTGCGACTGCGGCCTGCGGCCCTTCCTGGCCTGGctgcgcgccgccgccgcccgcgtgCTCGACGCGCGGAGCCTGCGctgcgcggggccgccggggctGCGCGGCACGGCGCTGCTGCGCCTGCGGCCCGAGGCGCTGGCCTGCGCCCGCAGTGAGGGCGGCGAGCCCGGCGAGCTGGAGACCGCCTCCTACGTCTTCTTCGGCATCGTGCTGGCGCTCATCGGCGTTGTGTTCCTCATGGTGCTCTACCTGAACCGCCGCGGCATCAAGCGCTGGCTGCACAACCTGCGCGAGGCGTGCCGCGACCAGATGGAGGGTTACCACTACCGCTACGAGCAGGACGCCGACCCGCGCTGCGCCGGCACGCCCGGCCTCTGA